The genomic window GGGCTTGAAGACAGGGTTTACGAGTTTTATTCTCTTGGCTTTGAAAGGGTCTTCCCTATCTCCGCTCAACATGGGAAGGGCGTAGGTGAGCTACTTGATAGTCTATTGCGGGTGCTTCCCGAAGCTGAGGAAAGGGCTGTAGAAGGCATACGCATAGCCCTTGTGGGAAGACCCAACGTAGGAAAGTCCTCCCTGCTAAATTCCATACTCAGAGAAGAGAGGGTTATAGTCTCTCCTATTCCCGGCACCACCAGGGATGCGGTTGAAGTGCCCTTCTCCTTTGATGGAAAGGATTTTGTCCTGATAGATACGGCCGGTATAAGGAGGAGGAGCAGGGTTGAGTATGGTGTGGAGTTCTTCTCCGTGGGCAGGTCCATAAGGGCAATAGAGCTTTCGGATATATCTTGCCTTGTCCTTGACCTATCAGAGGGTATAACAGACCAAGACAAGAAAATTGGAGGGCTGATAGAGAGAAGGCATAAGGGGTGTGTAATCGTAGGCAACAAGATGGACCTTGTAAAAGCAAGCAAGAGGGAAATTGAAACCTACATAAGAAAAGAGCTTTACTTTCTTGACTTTGCACCCATAGTGTTAACCTCAGCTGTCAGGGGTGAGGGCATTAATGAGCTTTTAAGAGCTTGTGAGGAGGTGTGGAAAGACTATAACCTGCAGCACAAAACCTCCTTCGTAAACAGGGCTGTGGAAAAGGTGCTAAGAGAGAAGCACCCACCCTCTCAGAAGGGCAAACAGGTAAAGGTATACTATGCCTTCCAAGAAGGCACAAGACCGCCCACGGTGGTGGTCTTTACCAACAACCCAGAGCTTTGGAGGAAGGATTATCTTAGGTTTTTTGAAAGGAGGCTTAGGGAGTATCTTGGGATAAGGAAGGCACCTTTAAGGCTCATTTTGAAAGGCAGGGAGGAGAAGGAATAAACTGCTATAAAATAGAGGACTATGATAGAAAGCCTATTTAAAAACCTTTGTCCCAACTGTGGAGGAGATATAAGCTCAGAAAGGCTTGGGCTGGGTCTTCCCTGTGAGAGATGTATGCCAAAGGTGGGAGACTACTGCAGGGGTCTCCTAAGAGAGGGAGAACTTACGAAGCTCTGCCATGTGGAGGCTCAGCTGAGGTTGTGGGAGGAGCATTTTGAAAGCTATGTCAGGTCAAAGCCCTGGAGCCTCCAGCTCAGCTGGGCAAAGAGGGTTTTTCTTGGAAACTCCTTTGGGCTTTTGGCACCCACGGGCGTTGGCAAAACCTCCTTTGGTCTTTCCATGGCAAGTTATCTGGCAAAGAGGGGTAAAAGGTCTTACATAATACTCCCTACGCGCCTCCTTGTAGATCAAACAGTTCAGAGGCTCTTCAACTTTGGGCTTGAGGAGAGGGAGATACTCTACTTTTCAGAGGACAGCCAAAAGCAAAAGGACATAAAGAAGGCAAGGCTTCAGGAGGGGGACTTTAAGGTGCTTGCCACAACCTCCATGTTTCTGTATAAAAATCAGGAGACCATACCGAGGAATTTTGACTTTGTGTTTGTGGACGATGTGGACGCCTTTCTGAAGACCGCAAAAAACATAGACAAGCTCCTGCTTCTACTTGGCTTTTCTCAGGAAGACATAGAGCTTGCCATGAGGCTCATAAGGCTGAAGGAGCGAAGGGGCAAAGATGAGGAGGACTGGGAGGGTATAAAGGAGCTTTCGCAAAGGGTAAGAGAGCTTTCAGAAAAGAGGAAGGGAGTGCTTGTGGTATCCTCTGCCACTTCCAATCCTCGCTCAAACAGGATAAAGCTCTTTAGAGAACTGCTTGGCTTTGAGGTGGGAACACCCACCTTTTACCTTAGGAATGTGGTTGACCTGCATGAAGATATTGATACAAGACCCATAGAAGAGTGGGTGAGGCTTTTGGGGAAGGGTGGCCTGCTCTTTATTCCTTCGGACAAGAGAAAGGAGTATGTAGATGAGGTGATAGAAAGCCTACAAGATAAGGGAATAAGGGCGGTCTCTTACGAGAGCGTGGACGAGCGCGTTCTGAGGGAATACGAAGAGGGTAAGATAGACCTGCTTGTGGGAATAGCCTCCTATAGAAACCCCCTTGCGAGGGGCATAGACCTGCCTCATGTGATAAGGTATGCCCTATTTTATGGAGTTCCCAAGATAGTTATATCCCTAAGGTTTGAGCAAAACCTTTCCCATCTTCTTTGGGCTCTTATGTCCATAAGAAGCCTTGTGGCTAAAAACATGCCCGATAGGCTAAGGAATATAGACCGCTGGCTTGAAAGCCTAAGAAGATACCAATACCTCAGTGAGGACTTCCTCAGGGATAAGCCTGAGCTGGTAGAAAGGATAAACAGGCTAAGGGCAGATGTGGGGAGATTCCTTGCGGAAGAAGAAATCCTTAGGCTGATGCAAACCTCGGAGGAGATAACCCTGAGAAAAACAGAAGATGGCTACCAGATGGTGGTTTCTGATGCCACAGGATACCTACAGGCGAGCGGAAGGGTTTCTCGTATGTTTGCTGGGGGTATAAGCAGGGGTGTAAGCCTTGTGCTTGTGGATGACAAGAAAGCCTTTAGGCATCTGATAAAGAAGATAAAGTGGTTCAATGAGGATATAAGGTTTGAAAGCGTCAAGGATATTGACCTCAAGGAGCTACTGGAAGAGGTGGACAGAGACAGGGAAAAGATAAGAAGGTTCTTGTCCGGCGAGGAAAAGCCAGAGAGCAGGGAGCTACTAAAACCTGTGCTTGTGGTGGTGGAGTCTCCCAACAAGGCAAGGACCATAGCGGGTTTCTTTGGCAAGGCGGTAAGGAGAAGAGTTGGAGAGCATGAGCTATTGGAGACCTCTACAGAGGACAGATACATAATGATAACCGCAAGCCTTGGGCATGTGCTTGACCTCAATAAGGAGGAGGGCTTTCATGGAGTTTACATGAACGGCAAGCCCGTGCCTGTCTATGAAACCATAGAGGGAAAGGAAAGGATACTTCAAAGCCTTAGGCGTATGGCTATAGAAGCCCAGGAGATACTCATAGCCACAGACCCAGATACGGAGGGTGAGAAGATAGGCTGGGACGTGGCGCAGGTGCTTAGGGCACACAACCCTAACATAAAAAGGATGGAGTTCCACGAGGTTACCAAAAAGGCTATAAAGAAAGCCCTCAAGGAAACTAGAGACTTTAACCTCAATTTGGTGAAGGCTCAAGTTCTACGAAGGGTTGCTGACAGATGGGTGGGCTTTGAGTTTTCAAAGCTCCTACAGAGTACCTTTGGAAAGCAGTGGCTATCGGCTGGGAGGGTTCAGACGCCAGTTCTGGGCTGGATAATACAGAGGGAGAGGGAATACAGGCAGAAGGTCTACAAGGTCGTGGTTCCCGTGGATGAGGGAGGAAAGCTAAGGGTGGATTGGAGTTTTGAAAACAAGGAAGAGGCAGAGACCTTTTATTCCATGCTTTCGCAGATAAGGGTTGAGCTAATAGAAGAGAAGCAAGAATTGAAAAATCCACCACCACCTTTTAGCACAGACACCATGCTAAAGTCTGCCAGTGATATCTACAGGTGGTCTCTGCCAAAGACTATGAACCTTGCTCAAACCCTCTTTGAGCTGGGATACATAACCTACCACAGGACGGACTCCACAAGGGTGTCTGACTACGGTATAGGCTTGGCTAAGGAATACATAAGGGAAGAGTTTGGAGAGGAATACTTTCATGCAAGGGTATGGGGAGAGGGTGGAGCTCATGAATGTATAAGACCCACAAAGGGCATAGACCCAGAGGAGCTAAGAGCTCTATTTCTAAGCGGTCAAGCGGAAGGTCTATCCAGAGAACACATACTGCTTTACGAGCTTATCTTTAGGCAGTTTATGGCAAGCCAGATGAGACCAGTAAAGTTAAGAGTGTATAAGCTCCACATCCTTGCAGATGGAAGGGAAAAGGAGGTTGAAGTGCCTGTTGAAGTGCTTGAAGATGGCTGGAACAGGTTAATACCCTTAGAGGTTTACAAGCCCATATTAGGCTCTGTGGATGTCTCTGAAAGGAAAAAGCTCCTTTCACAGCCAAAGGCTTATCTATACACTCATGGAGAGCTGGTGCAGGAGATGAAAAGAAGGGGCATAGGCAGACCTTCCACTTACGCAAGCATAGTGGAAAAACTCATAGAGAGGGGCTATGTAATAGAAAACAAGGGCTTTCTCATTCCTACAAAACTTGGAAAGGAGGTATACAGCTACCTACAGAGCAGGGAGGAGGTTCATGAGTTTCTTAAGGAGGAGTTTACCAGAAGGCTTGAAGAGCTTATGGACAAGGTGGAGGAGGGCAAAGAGGACTATGCGGACATACTTAAGGACCTTTACAGGAGTATAATAGAATTGGATAAAAAGCTGGAGGTAG from Hydrogenobacter sp. T-8 includes these protein-coding regions:
- the der gene encoding ribosome biogenesis GTPase Der, encoding MADLLIAGRPNVGKSTLFNRLVKRRKSIVHDMPGVTRDIVEGTAQWQGRSFTVADTGGLLEKGDEITEGIKRQVQRVLDKAKAIIFVVDGREGLTAADQYIAELLYPYKEKVFLVVNKIDHSGLEDRVYEFYSLGFERVFPISAQHGKGVGELLDSLLRVLPEAEERAVEGIRIALVGRPNVGKSSLLNSILREERVIVSPIPGTTRDAVEVPFSFDGKDFVLIDTAGIRRRSRVEYGVEFFSVGRSIRAIELSDISCLVLDLSEGITDQDKKIGGLIERRHKGCVIVGNKMDLVKASKREIETYIRKELYFLDFAPIVLTSAVRGEGINELLRACEEVWKDYNLQHKTSFVNRAVEKVLREKHPPSQKGKQVKVYYAFQEGTRPPTVVVFTNNPELWRKDYLRFFERRLREYLGIRKAPLRLILKGREEKE
- the rgy gene encoding reverse gyrase — encoded protein: MIESLFKNLCPNCGGDISSERLGLGLPCERCMPKVGDYCRGLLREGELTKLCHVEAQLRLWEEHFESYVRSKPWSLQLSWAKRVFLGNSFGLLAPTGVGKTSFGLSMASYLAKRGKRSYIILPTRLLVDQTVQRLFNFGLEEREILYFSEDSQKQKDIKKARLQEGDFKVLATTSMFLYKNQETIPRNFDFVFVDDVDAFLKTAKNIDKLLLLLGFSQEDIELAMRLIRLKERRGKDEEDWEGIKELSQRVRELSEKRKGVLVVSSATSNPRSNRIKLFRELLGFEVGTPTFYLRNVVDLHEDIDTRPIEEWVRLLGKGGLLFIPSDKRKEYVDEVIESLQDKGIRAVSYESVDERVLREYEEGKIDLLVGIASYRNPLARGIDLPHVIRYALFYGVPKIVISLRFEQNLSHLLWALMSIRSLVAKNMPDRLRNIDRWLESLRRYQYLSEDFLRDKPELVERINRLRADVGRFLAEEEILRLMQTSEEITLRKTEDGYQMVVSDATGYLQASGRVSRMFAGGISRGVSLVLVDDKKAFRHLIKKIKWFNEDIRFESVKDIDLKELLEEVDRDREKIRRFLSGEEKPESRELLKPVLVVVESPNKARTIAGFFGKAVRRRVGEHELLETSTEDRYIMITASLGHVLDLNKEEGFHGVYMNGKPVPVYETIEGKERILQSLRRMAIEAQEILIATDPDTEGEKIGWDVAQVLRAHNPNIKRMEFHEVTKKAIKKALKETRDFNLNLVKAQVLRRVADRWVGFEFSKLLQSTFGKQWLSAGRVQTPVLGWIIQREREYRQKVYKVVVPVDEGGKLRVDWSFENKEEAETFYSMLSQIRVELIEEKQELKNPPPPFSTDTMLKSASDIYRWSLPKTMNLAQTLFELGYITYHRTDSTRVSDYGIGLAKEYIREEFGEEYFHARVWGEGGAHECIRPTKGIDPEELRALFLSGQAEGLSREHILLYELIFRQFMASQMRPVKLRVYKLHILADGREKEVEVPVEVLEDGWNRLIPLEVYKPILGSVDVSERKKLLSQPKAYLYTHGELVQEMKRRGIGRPSTYASIVEKLIERGYVIENKGFLIPTKLGKEVYSYLQSREEVHEFLKEEFTRRLEELMDKVEEGKEDYADILKDLYRSIIELDKKLEVV